Sequence from the Synergistaceae bacterium genome:
CCAGGCGTCTCGCAGCATCACATGCGAAGCAGGCTTCCGGCTTTTCCTCCGGATTTTTTCAGAATTCCGTCATAATGACGCATCAGGAGCTGGGCTTCGATCTGATGCACCGTGTCCAGCGCGACGCCCACGACGATCAGAACCGCGGTTCCCCCGAAATAAAACGCGTTGGCTCCCATCAGCCCGGACATCAGGTTGGGGACAAGGGCCACCACGGCCAGGAAGATCGCTCCGCCCAGGGTGATGCGCTCCATGACTTTGGTGATATAGTCCGCCGTGGGCTGACCCGGACGTATTCCCAAAATGAACCCGCCATATTTCTTCATGTTGTTGGCGATGTCGTTGGGATTGAAGACCACCGCCGTGTAGAAATAAGAAAAGAAAACGATCAGCAGGATGTAACAAATCATGTAGAACCAGCTTCCGTAAGCAAAAAGAGAGCGCAGAAAACGGCCCGCCGTGCTGTCTCCCAGAAAATTCGCCACCGTTGTGGGGAAAATCAGAAGCGAAGAGGCGAAGATGATGGGGATAACTCCCGACTGGTTCACACGAAGGGGAATGAAGGTGCTCTGCCCCCCATACACCTTGTTTCCAACGACTCTCTTGGCGTACTGCACCGGCAGGCGGCGCTGACCCTCCTGAAGCAAAATACAGGCGGCCACCACAATCACCATCAGAATGAGAACGCCCAAAAGAACAAAAATATTCATGGATCCTGCGATCAACAGCCTCCAGGTTTGCATAACGGCCCCCGGCATACGCGCCACGATTCCCGCGAAAATCAGAAGGGAAATTCCATTTCCAATTCCGTGATCGGAAAGTTCCTCCCCCAGCCACATCACCGCGATGGAACCGGCCGTCAGCGTAATCGCCACGACAAAAGCGTCGAAAACCCCTCCCGAAAAAATGGGGGGATTGCTGACGCTGCCCAGCCAGGTGGTCAGACCGATGGCCTGCACCACGGCAAAGGGAATCGAGCCGTAACGCGTCCACTGGATGATCTTCTTTCTTCCTTCCTCATTGTCCTTCTGCATCTTTTCCAGGTAAGGGAAGATCACCACCAGCAGCTGCATTACGATGCTGGAATTGATGTAGGGAGCCACTCCAAGAGAAAAAATGCTGAAACGACTGAGAGCTCCGCCTGAAAACAGGTTCAGGAAATCCAGGATACCACCGCTGCCGCTGTTGAAAAGAGCGGCCATCGCCTCGGTATCGATGCCCGGTGCAGGGATATGAGCTCCAAGGCGAAAGATGAAAAGAGCCCCCAGCGTGAAAAGTATCCTTCTTTTCAGATCAGGGAGTCTGAAAGCATCGCCAAAGGATCCCAACACGTCAGATCACCTCTGCCTTCCCGCCCGCCGCCTCGATTTTCTGTCTGGCGCTTTGACTGATCGCGTTGACCCGGAGAGTGAATGCCCTGTCTACCTCTCCCTTTGCGAGAACTTTGACGGGCAGGGACGCCGAGCGGACAAGCCCCGCGTTGTGAAGCTCCCGCACCGTAATTTCCTGTCCGCTTTCAAATTTTTCATTCAGCAGACTCAGGTTGACAATCTGATATTCTTTCGCGAAACGTGCGTTGTTGAACCCTCGTTTGGGAATTCTGCGGGAAAGAGGCATCTGGCCTCCCTCGAAACCAGGGCCCACTCCGCCGCCCGTGCGGGATTTGTGTCCCTTGTTTCCCTTACCCGCCGTTTTTCCCGTCCCGCTGCCGGTTCCCTGTCCCAGACGTTTTGGCGCGCGTTTGGCTCCGGGAACCGCTCGGAGATCATGCAGGTTCATCTGTCCACACCTCCCTGGTCGTCGGATATATCCTTCACAAGATGACGGACCTTCTCGATCATGCCGCGGATCTGAGGGGTATCCTCGTGCTCCACGACGGACTGCAGTTTTTTGAATCCAAGGGCCTCCAGCGTCCGTTTCTGCCGGGCGGGAAAGCCGATGGCGCTTTTGACCCATTTAATCCTGATATTGGCCATGATGGGTACGACCTCCTATTCCGCCGCGACAGCGGGCTCGGGAGCTTTTTTACCCCTGAGTCTGAAAATCTCGTCCACTGTGCGGCTCTCTTTCAGCGCCTCCAGGGTCGCCCAGGCCACGTTGATGGAGTTGGACGTACGGCCCACCACTTTCGTGACCACGTTTTTCACTCCCCCAAGCTCCATGATGGCGCGCACCACACCGCCCGCGATGACTCCCGTACCGGCGGGGGCCGGCTTCAAAAGAACGCTGGCCGCTCCGAACTGTCCCTGAACGGGATGGGGCAGGGTATCACCCATGCGCTTCAACTCGACCAGGTCCTTTCCGGCCTTGTCGATCCCCTTGCGAACGGCCTCGGATATTTCCTTGGCCTTGCCGATGGCGACGCCCACATAACGATTTTCGTCTCCCACCACCACAAGGACGGCAAACTTGAATCGTTTTCCTCCCTTGACGACCTTGCTCACGCGGTTGATGGCGACGACGCGCTCCTTCAGTTCCAAACCCTTGGCATCGATTCTCTTTTTGATCATAATCTGCCTGCTCTCCCCGAATCAGAACCTGAGACCGGCCTCGCGAGCCGCGTCCGCCAGTGCTTTGATTTTTCCGTGATACAGATGTCCTCCGCGATCGAAGACCACCGATTCGATGCCTCTGGCTTTGGCTCGCTCCGCGGCAAGTTTGCCCACGATTTTGGCCGCATCGATATTGCAGGTTCCCTTCAAGCCGCTTTGAATGTCCTTTTCCAGCGTGGAAGCCGAGGCCAGGGTATGCCCCTTTTCGTCGTCGACCAGCTGCACGTAAATATGACTAAGACTGTGATAGACGGCCATGCGCGGAGTCTCCGCAGTACCGGAAAGCGTACGGCGCAGACGCTGATGGCGAATCACCCGCATGTCGTTTCTGCTTCTTTTTTTCATCAAATCCACCTCACACCGCTACTTCGCGCCGGTTTTGCCGGCCTTGCGGACGATATGCTCGTCCGAATAGCGAATTCCCTTTCCGTGGTAGGGCTCAGGAGGACGAACCGCGCGGATGACGGCGCAGGTTTCTCCCACAAGCTGCTTATCGTTCCCTTTGACAATGAACTTGATCGGGTTTTCCACCACGATCTCAATTCCCTTTGGCGGGTCGAACTCCACAGGGTGGGAATATCCCACGTTCAAAACGAGTTTTTTGCCCTGCATCTGCGCGCGCCAGCCGACTCCCACGATCTCCAGAGTCTTCTGGAAGCCCTCGGTCACCCCCGTGACCATGTTGGCCACAAGAGCCCGGGTCATTCCGTGCCAGGCGCAGGTCTGCTTCTCGTCGTTCTCTCTGGCGACCACAATCCGGCCGTCTTCCACAGCGACCGAAATGCCAGGCATCAGAGGAGTCTGCAGCTCGCCGCGGGTCCCCTTCACCAGAATTTTATCCTCTTTCACGGTAACGGTCGTCCCTTTCGGGAGAGGAATCGCCTTTCGTCCTATACGAGACATCTACTCTCCCCTCCTCCTACCAGACATAGCAGAGAACTTCTCCGCCCAGGCCCAGTTTTGCGGCTTCCGCTCCGGATTTCAGACCCTGAGAGGTCGAAACCACCGCAAGTCCAAGCCCACCCATCACCAGAGGCAGTCTGTCCCGGCCCACGTAAATCCGCCGGCCCGGTTTGCTGATCCTGCGAAGTCCCTGAATGACGCGTTCCCGCTCCGGACCATAGGAGAGGAATATCCTGATGGAGGCGTAGGGCTTTTTGGGGTCCGTAATCGTCTTGAAGTTTTTGATGTAGCCCTCTTCTTTCAGAATCCTTGCGATCGCCAGTTTTATTTTGCTCGCAGGAACATCCACACTCTCGCTGTATATCATGTTCGCGTTGCGCACTCTCGTGAGCATATCCGCGATGGGATCGTTAACGTACATATCTGTTGCCCCCTGTCCGGCCTACCAGCTCGACTTGACTACGCCGGGTATTCTGCCCTCGCGGGCAAGCTTACGGAAGCAGCAACGGCACATGTCAAACATCCTCATATAGGCGTGTACCCTTCCGCACAGCGGGCAGCGGTTATGCTGCCGCACCTCGAACTTCGGGGGTAAGGTCGCCTTGTGCCTCATAGCTTTTCTCGCCATTCTTCGCTGTCTCCCCTCTTAACGGTTGAAGGGCACTCCCATGCCCCTGAGAAGCGCGTACGCCTCTTCATCGCTGTTCGCCGAGGTCACAATCGTAACATTCATGCCCCGCGGCCGAATAACCTTATCGTACGAGATTTCGGGGAAAATGAGCTGCTCCCGCAGACCGAGGTTGTAGTTTCCCCGACCGTCGAATCCGCGTTTCGAAATTCCCTGAAAATCCTTGATGCTCGGCAGCGCCAGAGAGATCAGCCTGTCGAGAAACTCCCACATGCGCGTTCCTCTGAGCGTGACCGTGCAGGCCACAGGCATCCCCTCGCGTACCTTGAACCCCGCAACCGATTTCTTCGCCCGCTTCAGAAGAGGCTGCTGTCCCGTAATGGCTCTCAGCTCGGCGATAGCCGCGTCCATGAACTTGATGTCCACCTTCGCGTCACCGACTCCGATGTTCACCACAACCTTCTGAACACGGGGAAGCTGCATCACGTTTTTGTAGCTGAACTCCTTCATCAGCGCGGGACAAATTTCCGTTTTATACTTTTCCAAAATGCGCGGTGTCATTTCCGACTCTCCCTTCAGGCTCGGTCAATGATCTCGCTGCATTTTCTGCAGACGCGAACTTTTTTGCCGCTCTCCAAAAAGGAAGAGCCCACCCTTGTGGCGGCCCCGCACTGAGGGCACACCAGCATCACCTTGGAAGCGTAAATGGGCGCTTCCTGTCGATGTATGCCGGCCTGGGGATTTTTCTGACTCGGTTTCATGTGGCGCGAAACCATGTTGATTCCCTCCACAACGACCATGTCTCTGTCGGGAATGCGCCTCAGGATCTTCCCCTCTTTCCCCTTATCCTTTCCGGATATGACGCGGACCCGGTCGTTCTTCTTAATTCTCATCGTCATCGTGCAATGCGCCTCCTAAACCACTTCCGGCGCCAGAGAAAGGATGCGCATATATTTCTTTGCGCGAAGCTCCCGGCCGACGGGGCCAAATATGCGGGTCCCCCTGGGTTCTCCGTTGCCGTCGATGATAACCGCTGCGTTGTCGTCGAAACGAACGTAGGATCCGTCCTGACGCCTCACCTCTTTTTTGGTGCGGACGATGACGGCCTTC
This genomic interval carries:
- the rpsE gene encoding 30S ribosomal protein S5 → MKKRIDAKGLELKERVVAINRVSKVVKGGKRFKFAVLVVVGDENRYVGVAIGKAKEISEAVRKGIDKAGKDLVELKRMGDTLPHPVQGQFGAASVLLKPAPAGTGVIAGGVVRAIMELGGVKNVVTKVVGRTSNSINVAWATLEALKESRTVDEIFRLRGKKAPEPAVAAE
- the rplX gene encoding 50S ribosomal protein L24; translation: MTMRIKKNDRVRVISGKDKGKEGKILRRIPDRDMVVVEGINMVSRHMKPSQKNPQAGIHRQEAPIYASKVMLVCPQCGAATRVGSSFLESGKKVRVCRKCSEIIDRA
- the rplR gene encoding 50S ribosomal protein L18, which encodes MKKRSRNDMRVIRHQRLRRTLSGTAETPRMAVYHSLSHIYVQLVDDEKGHTLASASTLEKDIQSGLKGTCNIDAAKIVGKLAAERAKARGIESVVFDRGGHLYHGKIKALADAAREAGLRF
- the secY gene encoding preprotein translocase subunit SecY; this encodes MLGSFGDAFRLPDLKRRILFTLGALFIFRLGAHIPAPGIDTEAMAALFNSGSGGILDFLNLFSGGALSRFSIFSLGVAPYINSSIVMQLLVVIFPYLEKMQKDNEEGRKKIIQWTRYGSIPFAVVQAIGLTTWLGSVSNPPIFSGGVFDAFVVAITLTAGSIAVMWLGEELSDHGIGNGISLLIFAGIVARMPGAVMQTWRLLIAGSMNIFVLLGVLILMVIVVAACILLQEGQRRLPVQYAKRVVGNKVYGGQSTFIPLRVNQSGVIPIIFASSLLIFPTTVANFLGDSTAGRFLRSLFAYGSWFYMICYILLIVFFSYFYTAVVFNPNDIANNMKKYGGFILGIRPGQPTADYITKVMERITLGGAIFLAVVALVPNLMSGLMGANAFYFGGTAVLIVVGVALDTVHQIEAQLLMRHYDGILKKSGGKAGSLLRM
- the rpsH gene encoding 30S ribosomal protein S8 gives rise to the protein MYVNDPIADMLTRVRNANMIYSESVDVPASKIKLAIARILKEEGYIKNFKTITDPKKPYASIRIFLSYGPERERVIQGLRRISKPGRRIYVGRDRLPLVMGGLGLAVVSTSQGLKSGAEAAKLGLGGEVLCYVW
- the rplE gene encoding 50S ribosomal protein L5; the encoded protein is MTPRILEKYKTEICPALMKEFSYKNVMQLPRVQKVVVNIGVGDAKVDIKFMDAAIAELRAITGQQPLLKRAKKSVAGFKVREGMPVACTVTLRGTRMWEFLDRLISLALPSIKDFQGISKRGFDGRGNYNLGLREQLIFPEISYDKVIRPRGMNVTIVTSANSDEEAYALLRGMGVPFNR
- the rplF gene encoding 50S ribosomal protein L6, whose protein sequence is MSRIGRKAIPLPKGTTVTVKEDKILVKGTRGELQTPLMPGISVAVEDGRIVVARENDEKQTCAWHGMTRALVANMVTGVTEGFQKTLEIVGVGWRAQMQGKKLVLNVGYSHPVEFDPPKGIEIVVENPIKFIVKGNDKQLVGETCAVIRAVRPPEPYHGKGIRYSDEHIVRKAGKTGAK
- a CDS encoding type Z 30S ribosomal protein S14 — translated: MARKAMRHKATLPPKFEVRQHNRCPLCGRVHAYMRMFDMCRCCFRKLAREGRIPGVVKSSW
- the rpmD gene encoding 50S ribosomal protein L30, producing the protein MANIRIKWVKSAIGFPARQKRTLEALGFKKLQSVVEHEDTPQIRGMIEKVRHLVKDISDDQGGVDR
- the rplO gene encoding 50S ribosomal protein L15 is translated as MNLHDLRAVPGAKRAPKRLGQGTGSGTGKTAGKGNKGHKSRTGGGVGPGFEGGQMPLSRRIPKRGFNNARFAKEYQIVNLSLLNEKFESGQEITVRELHNAGLVRSASLPVKVLAKGEVDRAFTLRVNAISQSARQKIEAAGGKAEVI
- the rplN gene encoding 50S ribosomal protein L14 — protein: MIQLTTVLNVADNSGARKLFCIQVMGGSKRKWGTIGDVIVASVREAIPNSNIAKGAVVKAVIVRTKKEVRRQDGSYVRFDDNAAVIIDGNGEPRGTRIFGPVGRELRAKKYMRILSLAPEVV